The Geothrix sp. genome window below encodes:
- a CDS encoding histidine kinase — MGVCYALWVASLLYSHWTSTRIESGWIWASVFSAPLFHVTAFALLAPLPWILPNRLRSPWNFVLGFALSIVACELIAILLPLIDGWLFTQAQVRFDRTRLRLMYTGLVGPAMMVVGGLAAARARSEELRQASEIEAQIAKNQLLQSQVHPHVLFNALNGLVELVHKDPGAAETAIRHLSDLLRRLLLASEHSRLPLGEERKIIADFLALEAIRLGSRLRVAWEWDEALDAIELPPLLLQPLVENAIKHGIAPSIQGGEIIVRAQAEDGAITLEVWNSGEPFRDGGPRAGIGLRNLRSRLALNFGPGASLSLGTSGRGTLACLRFAATLVEFPHGSTESPSRR, encoded by the coding sequence ATGGGCGTCTGCTACGCCCTCTGGGTCGCCTCCCTGCTGTACAGCCACTGGACCTCCACCCGCATCGAATCCGGGTGGATCTGGGCCAGCGTCTTCTCCGCGCCCCTCTTCCATGTCACGGCGTTCGCCCTCCTCGCACCGCTGCCCTGGATCCTCCCCAACCGGCTGCGCTCTCCATGGAACTTCGTGCTGGGGTTCGCCCTCTCGATCGTGGCTTGTGAACTGATCGCGATCCTTCTCCCGCTTATCGACGGGTGGCTGTTCACCCAGGCGCAGGTCAGGTTTGACCGGACCAGGCTCAGGCTGATGTACACCGGGCTGGTGGGCCCCGCGATGATGGTCGTGGGGGGTCTCGCCGCCGCCAGGGCCCGCTCCGAAGAACTGCGCCAAGCTTCCGAGATCGAAGCCCAGATCGCCAAGAACCAGCTGCTCCAGAGCCAGGTGCACCCTCATGTGCTCTTCAACGCCTTGAACGGTCTGGTGGAGCTCGTCCACAAGGATCCAGGAGCCGCCGAGACGGCGATCCGGCACCTGTCCGACCTGCTTCGCCGCCTCCTCCTGGCCTCGGAGCACAGCCGCCTGCCCCTGGGGGAGGAACGGAAGATCATTGCCGATTTCCTGGCGCTGGAGGCCATCCGTTTGGGGAGCCGGCTCCGAGTCGCCTGGGAGTGGGACGAGGCCCTGGACGCGATCGAGCTCCCGCCCCTTCTCCTCCAGCCCCTGGTGGAGAACGCCATCAAGCACGGCATCGCGCCCAGCATCCAGGGCGGGGAGATCATCGTTCGAGCCCAGGCTGAGGATGGAGCCATCACCCTGGAAGTCTGGAACTCCGGGGAACCCTTCCGCGATGGCGGGCCAAGGGCCGGCATCGGCCTGAGGAACCTGCGCTCCCGCCTGGCCTTGAACTTTGGCCCTGGCGCCAGCCTGTCCCTCGGCACTTCAGGTCGAGGCACGCTGGCCTGCCTCCGCTTCGCGGCAACCCTCGTAGAATTCCCCCATGGCTCCACTGAAAGTCCTAGTCGTCGATGA
- a CDS encoding DUF3606 domain-containing protein, which translates to MSVDLAIRQPELQERINVHQPYDLRSWAIRFSVSTEKIQQAVLVVGPVVRDVKRYLRK; encoded by the coding sequence GTGTCCGTCGATCTGGCGATCCGCCAGCCTGAACTGCAGGAGCGGATCAATGTTCATCAGCCCTATGATCTGCGGAGCTGGGCGATCCGTTTCAGCGTGTCCACCGAGAAGATCCAGCAGGCGGTCCTGGTCGTGGGCCCCGTGGTCCGGGATGTGAAGCGCTACCTCAGGAAGTGA
- a CDS encoding DUF4258 domain-containing protein, producing MSPSSPLLLPLPLTHHARRKMDGRRIPSEAVEAVLAYGRAVWARGAQIYALGRKEVERASRRGLDLRRFAGLQVVCAANGDVLTVYRNHDFKPLRRSA from the coding sequence ATGAGCCCGTCGAGCCCGCTTCTGCTTCCCCTGCCCCTGACCCACCATGCCCGGAGGAAGATGGATGGCCGCCGCATCCCCAGCGAAGCTGTGGAGGCCGTTCTGGCGTATGGCCGGGCGGTCTGGGCGCGGGGAGCCCAGATCTACGCCCTGGGCAGGAAGGAGGTCGAACGGGCCTCTCGGCGAGGGCTGGACCTCCGGCGCTTCGCAGGCCTCCAGGTCGTCTGCGCGGCCAATGGCGATGTGCTGACGGTCTACCGGAACCACGACTTCAAGCCCCTTCGGCGGTCGGCATGA
- a CDS encoding UvrD-helicase domain-containing protein gives MRNLNLSDPRILDQSLVVSASAGSGKTFTLTVLVTARLGRGDIRPWEILATTFSEASAADLRERLLRPLDLLSALDEAAWQQLLPHLEAPVAKDLETLLKDQSTIQHVKKSAGEVAQAAAHWMSAPWLASAAKARAFWRRVRREAELLQVSTIHSLAMRVLSKGEGSNDTILDVRHPSLLRLLRLTVRESLTLPLGHVDEVPARLLLAWAEQNWEALSQGFDNHLDALGHLTGEDPSRHRDALSRALAAARTALAPFAADPELAKHPSGKGLHNFKQENLLPVPGDGADMQANLRWAQAQSGRVSNPPPAYYSDAFCDAMATLKPVASALEAWLRCLLVNALRRFEEEKQAQGLATFGDLVRKALDSLKNHGLETPPPKLLLVDEYQDTSKVQDAFLEALGAERMVRVGDVKQAIYGFRGGDPDLLRDRLAAAGEGAFRLASNFRSTPEIVSLANTYVDQVWPQLDPSVGDLDGAQVPVAPSGPPVGLVRTPAPSTSGDLPALSDWISGLSRESGWTESLGAPTKTGSRTRALLLKQRTRLPGLLQRLKAQGIQPYVVAKEGFWDSPGVRLILAALEAVAHPERPIPCAALLRQVVGLTDSELATLAQGGEGRPGLPGLGQLDPERLPEAHRDAARFLLDLRQASTQTIAGRLLRHGALLQAIATLEVHGALEPLRARRNLAGLLAKLQGLPASPSVAYALLDDERNGLERGDLPASVEDADLLIQTAHGSKGLEYDDVILPLLNVNPRSFRKGDLRTRPETGELLLAWKLGKFTGRTYDDLKPLVESKQKRDELNLLYVALTRAKGRLCVLLQEPKDPKEPKPPSEFKTWAKWGQVLASAHPDWKALTDAPMPEPLPARITLRPDLPPVRTALADIALPADAHDDLPGDTRSKARQEGEAMHAFLRDLLVRWEDPGAFLACLDRAPSVAHARENALRFLEQFDAKGWRHLRRRTELPLAGAASSGALGRADLVVWEDDRIHLLDFKHSKAFGEAELVGYRDQLARYAKVLEAREGRIVEAWLVALKSGEWVRA, from the coding sequence ATGCGAAATCTCAACCTGAGCGATCCCCGCATCCTCGACCAGTCGCTGGTGGTGAGTGCCAGCGCGGGCTCCGGCAAGACCTTCACCCTCACGGTGCTGGTCACCGCCCGGCTGGGTCGTGGCGACATCCGCCCCTGGGAAATCCTCGCCACCACCTTCAGCGAGGCATCCGCTGCGGACCTCCGCGAGCGTCTGCTCCGCCCCCTGGACCTGCTGTCCGCTCTGGATGAGGCGGCGTGGCAGCAACTGCTGCCCCACCTCGAAGCCCCCGTGGCCAAGGACCTCGAGACATTGCTCAAGGATCAGTCCACCATCCAGCATGTGAAGAAGTCCGCCGGTGAGGTGGCACAGGCCGCCGCTCACTGGATGAGTGCGCCCTGGCTTGCGTCAGCCGCAAAGGCTCGCGCCTTCTGGCGTCGAGTGCGAAGAGAGGCCGAGCTGCTGCAGGTGTCGACCATCCACAGCCTGGCGATGCGCGTACTGAGCAAAGGCGAGGGCAGCAACGACACCATCCTCGATGTTCGCCACCCCTCCCTCCTGCGGCTGCTGCGACTGACGGTACGCGAGTCTCTAACTCTGCCCCTTGGCCATGTCGATGAAGTGCCCGCGCGGTTGCTGCTGGCCTGGGCCGAGCAGAACTGGGAGGCGCTGTCCCAGGGCTTCGACAACCACCTGGATGCCCTAGGGCACCTGACGGGTGAGGACCCCAGCCGCCACCGCGACGCGCTGAGCCGTGCCCTGGCTGCAGCTCGGACCGCGCTGGCGCCCTTCGCCGCAGATCCTGAGCTGGCCAAGCATCCCAGCGGCAAGGGCCTCCACAACTTCAAGCAGGAGAACCTCCTCCCGGTACCGGGTGATGGCGCCGATATGCAGGCGAACCTCCGCTGGGCCCAGGCTCAGAGCGGACGCGTGTCGAATCCGCCCCCGGCCTACTATTCCGACGCCTTCTGCGACGCGATGGCGACCCTCAAACCGGTAGCCAGCGCCCTGGAAGCCTGGCTGCGCTGCCTGCTGGTGAATGCGCTGCGGCGTTTCGAGGAAGAGAAACAGGCCCAGGGTTTGGCCACCTTCGGCGACCTGGTTCGCAAGGCCTTGGATAGCCTCAAGAATCATGGCCTGGAAACACCCCCGCCCAAGCTGCTGCTGGTGGACGAGTACCAGGACACCTCCAAAGTTCAGGATGCCTTCCTGGAGGCCCTTGGCGCTGAGCGCATGGTGCGTGTGGGCGATGTGAAGCAGGCCATCTACGGCTTCCGCGGCGGTGATCCCGACCTGCTGCGGGACCGGCTGGCGGCCGCGGGAGAGGGTGCCTTTCGCCTCGCGTCCAACTTCCGCTCCACACCCGAGATCGTGAGCCTGGCCAATACCTATGTGGACCAGGTCTGGCCCCAGTTGGACCCCTCGGTTGGTGACCTCGACGGTGCCCAGGTACCTGTTGCCCCATCGGGGCCTCCAGTGGGGTTGGTCCGCACGCCTGCGCCCTCAACTTCAGGCGACCTTCCGGCACTGTCGGATTGGATCTCGGGCCTCTCCCGGGAGTCTGGTTGGACCGAATCCCTCGGCGCGCCCACTAAGACCGGCAGCCGCACCCGGGCGCTTCTGCTCAAGCAGCGCACCCGCCTGCCGGGGCTCCTCCAGCGCCTGAAAGCCCAGGGCATCCAACCCTATGTGGTGGCCAAGGAAGGTTTCTGGGACAGCCCCGGTGTGCGGCTCATCCTAGCGGCCCTGGAGGCCGTGGCCCACCCCGAGCGCCCCATTCCCTGTGCGGCGTTGCTGCGGCAGGTGGTGGGCCTGACCGATTCTGAATTGGCGACCCTGGCCCAAGGCGGCGAAGGCCGTCCCGGGCTGCCCGGCCTGGGCCAGTTGGATCCCGAGCGGCTGCCGGAAGCACACCGAGATGCCGCCCGCTTCCTCCTCGACCTGCGGCAGGCCTCCACCCAGACCATCGCTGGCCGACTACTGCGCCACGGTGCCCTACTCCAGGCCATCGCGACCCTGGAGGTGCACGGTGCCTTGGAACCCCTGCGGGCACGACGCAACCTGGCCGGACTGCTCGCCAAGTTGCAGGGCCTGCCAGCCAGCCCCTCCGTGGCCTATGCCCTGCTAGATGACGAGCGGAATGGTCTGGAGCGGGGCGATCTGCCCGCCTCTGTGGAAGATGCCGACCTGCTCATCCAGACGGCTCACGGCAGTAAGGGACTGGAATACGACGATGTCATCCTGCCCCTGCTCAATGTGAACCCGCGCAGTTTCCGGAAGGGTGATCTGCGCACCCGACCCGAGACTGGCGAATTGTTGCTGGCCTGGAAGCTGGGGAAGTTCACCGGACGCACCTACGACGACCTCAAACCCCTGGTGGAGTCGAAACAGAAGCGCGACGAACTCAACCTGCTCTATGTGGCGCTCACCCGCGCCAAGGGGCGACTCTGCGTGCTGCTCCAGGAGCCCAAGGATCCCAAGGAGCCCAAGCCCCCCAGCGAGTTCAAGACTTGGGCAAAGTGGGGCCAGGTCCTGGCAAGCGCCCACCCGGACTGGAAAGCCCTGACCGATGCCCCGATGCCGGAGCCCTTGCCCGCACGGATCACCCTCAGGCCGGACTTACCGCCTGTCAGAACGGCCCTGGCCGACATCGCCCTGCCTGCCGATGCCCATGACGACCTCCCCGGCGACACCCGAAGCAAGGCCCGTCAGGAGGGCGAAGCCATGCATGCCTTCCTCCGAGATCTCCTGGTTCGCTGGGAAGATCCCGGGGCCTTCCTGGCCTGCCTCGACAGGGCCCCATCTGTGGCCCACGCCCGCGAGAATGCCCTGCGCTTCCTGGAGCAATTCGACGCCAAGGGCTGGCGCCATCTCCGTCGCCGCACAGAATTGCCCCTTGCGGGGGCAGCCAGCAGCGGCGCCCTCGGCCGGGCCGACCTGGTGGTCTGGGAGGACGACCGCATCCACCTCCTGGATTTCAAGCACTCGAAGGCCTTCGGCGAGGCGGAACTCGTTGGCTACCGGGACCAGCTGGCCCGCTATGCCAAGGTGCTGGAAGCCCGGGAGGGCAGGATCGTGGAGGCCTGGCTCGTGGCGCTGAAATCCGGTGAGTGGGTGCGGGCCTAA
- a CDS encoding PD-(D/E)XK nuclease family protein: MSYDPFDGVLLNDPRPPVSGAVSLMLHLRVARRLAKAQGRSVGPSMEALTARAQACRELLAQGLLPVTLRELQTYGLDLGQPKAAHSLASVLAHMEAYLKEVEAGGYLEPDLALWQAVDLELAGKRGLWIERTEADGPLEAGLRDLVPSRLRALACVPGLCGATFRLAAQKGGEASGLFGSAQPLVAWFLDGLEAHGESLPNDLDLSEPEGWGSAPWSPALESLFEGPLDLKDHADTFQRGLVEGPLDLLRQAIEQVCVWLDAGISPAEITLIHPEPQTVAAFLAPLLAEEGVALHVRGGLQPLLASEAWSPLWTLLMGVQRLDPCAVSAGLRASRRDDLRHWADALALADQSGTLAFEGSFMHLRDRVKDYAQSIWQELAALRTTTQAAHRWAERLESLATTLRLPMNPDDFYSPLGLLKEAWGLETWTFADMLLALEAFLDAARSSEIPRAVEGLRLVTPGTVLDDWNGARATLILDLSEGAWPSRPAENPDLDGDRKAAINRALLACSQAEPTATFPPALQRFWLPRSEHGDQIPRAFQREAYAFNKVLAMTRERLVVLSPAQDEDGRMKSQGPFWTALEGAAPWSAEAALHSRLRWRWEGHDQSPLHQARATAAQACPASEALLAEAPDFDRAPGFRAAWLKGQDSASPTALESLAKCPFRSFAERVWGLQTFDARTRMSMAVGILVHHIMEEALAPFVGVEDWPAAFQTALGLGPEAGADDLIPHLQSLWLDHQGQWLKELDRHIPQEQWPQAVLRLESLLPNLAAGLLRDVQADAPDKGELALLDPACLSTPKGKKAAAPPPEIWHRTLLSLEGSLGPVSLDLGDGHTLAVSGKVDRIERWTSDSLSFLRVVDYKTSKETYLKAYADDDAPFGSHLQTPLYMLLAEQVYEGERATAVLFPLKEDEPKPFTKHLGTLAEAGPDGAWREKLLTNLSRFDARLESGDFPPTPGEHCSQCQLAALCGRPVDVTVETDGEGD, from the coding sequence ATGAGCTACGACCCCTTTGATGGCGTGCTGCTGAACGACCCTCGACCGCCTGTGTCGGGGGCCGTCAGTCTCATGCTGCATCTGCGAGTAGCACGAAGACTGGCCAAGGCTCAGGGACGCTCGGTGGGTCCCAGCATGGAGGCGCTGACGGCACGCGCTCAGGCCTGCCGGGAGCTGCTGGCCCAGGGTCTGTTGCCGGTCACCCTTCGGGAATTGCAGACCTACGGGCTGGACCTCGGCCAGCCCAAAGCCGCCCACAGCCTGGCCAGCGTGCTGGCCCACATGGAGGCCTACCTCAAGGAAGTGGAAGCGGGCGGTTACTTGGAGCCGGACCTAGCCCTATGGCAGGCCGTGGACCTGGAATTGGCCGGGAAGCGCGGGCTCTGGATCGAGCGGACCGAGGCCGATGGGCCGTTGGAAGCCGGGCTCCGGGACCTGGTGCCTTCGCGTCTGCGGGCCCTGGCCTGCGTGCCGGGCCTGTGCGGTGCCACCTTCAGGTTGGCTGCCCAGAAGGGAGGCGAAGCCTCAGGTCTCTTCGGCAGCGCCCAGCCCCTGGTGGCGTGGTTCCTTGATGGGCTCGAAGCCCATGGCGAAAGCCTCCCCAATGACCTCGACCTTTCTGAACCGGAGGGCTGGGGATCAGCCCCTTGGTCGCCCGCTCTGGAATCCCTATTCGAGGGACCGCTGGATCTGAAGGACCATGCAGACACATTCCAGCGGGGGCTCGTCGAAGGTCCCCTCGACCTGCTTCGCCAGGCCATTGAGCAAGTCTGCGTCTGGCTGGACGCTGGGATTTCCCCCGCCGAGATAACCCTCATCCATCCCGAGCCTCAGACAGTGGCTGCTTTCCTCGCGCCCCTCCTGGCAGAAGAAGGCGTGGCGCTCCATGTGCGCGGCGGCCTGCAGCCCCTCCTCGCCAGCGAAGCCTGGAGCCCGCTCTGGACTCTCCTCATGGGCGTGCAGCGGCTGGACCCATGCGCCGTATCCGCCGGGCTCCGAGCCTCGAGGCGCGACGATCTGCGCCACTGGGCGGACGCCTTGGCCCTTGCGGATCAGAGCGGGACGCTCGCCTTCGAGGGCAGCTTCATGCACCTGCGGGACCGCGTGAAGGATTACGCCCAAAGCATCTGGCAGGAACTGGCCGCGCTGAGGACCACTACCCAGGCAGCCCACCGGTGGGCCGAGCGCCTGGAATCCCTGGCCACCACGTTGCGACTGCCCATGAATCCCGACGATTTCTACTCCCCGCTGGGCCTGCTCAAAGAGGCTTGGGGGCTCGAAACCTGGACCTTCGCCGACATGCTCCTGGCGCTGGAGGCCTTCCTGGACGCGGCGCGCAGCAGCGAGATCCCCCGAGCCGTCGAGGGACTGCGGCTGGTCACCCCAGGTACGGTCCTCGACGACTGGAACGGCGCGCGCGCCACACTGATCCTTGATCTCTCAGAAGGTGCCTGGCCCAGCCGCCCTGCCGAGAATCCCGACCTGGACGGAGACCGCAAGGCCGCCATCAACCGTGCGCTGCTCGCTTGCAGTCAGGCGGAGCCGACGGCTACGTTCCCCCCTGCCCTGCAGCGGTTCTGGCTACCCCGCAGCGAGCATGGCGACCAGATTCCCCGCGCTTTCCAGCGAGAGGCCTACGCATTCAACAAGGTGCTGGCCATGACCCGCGAGCGCCTGGTGGTGCTCAGTCCTGCCCAGGATGAGGATGGCCGCATGAAGTCCCAGGGACCCTTCTGGACGGCGCTGGAAGGTGCGGCCCCATGGAGTGCTGAAGCCGCGCTGCACAGCCGCCTGCGCTGGCGCTGGGAAGGCCACGATCAGTCACCTCTCCATCAGGCCCGGGCCACCGCTGCCCAGGCTTGCCCCGCCAGTGAGGCGCTGCTGGCGGAAGCGCCGGACTTCGACCGTGCACCGGGATTCCGCGCCGCCTGGCTCAAGGGGCAGGACAGCGCCAGCCCCACGGCACTTGAAAGCCTCGCCAAGTGCCCCTTCCGTTCTTTCGCTGAGCGCGTTTGGGGCTTGCAGACCTTCGATGCGCGCACCCGGATGTCCATGGCCGTGGGCATCCTCGTCCACCACATCATGGAAGAAGCCCTGGCCCCTTTCGTGGGCGTGGAGGACTGGCCTGCCGCCTTCCAGACGGCACTGGGGCTTGGCCCTGAGGCCGGAGCCGATGACCTCATTCCCCACCTGCAATCCCTATGGCTGGATCACCAGGGCCAGTGGCTGAAGGAGCTAGATCGCCACATTCCGCAAGAGCAGTGGCCCCAGGCCGTGCTCCGCCTGGAATCCCTTCTGCCTAATCTGGCCGCAGGCCTACTTCGGGATGTTCAGGCGGATGCCCCCGACAAGGGGGAACTCGCATTGCTCGACCCTGCATGTCTGTCCACTCCGAAGGGCAAGAAGGCCGCAGCGCCCCCACCGGAGATCTGGCATCGGACCCTTCTGTCCCTCGAGGGCAGCCTCGGTCCAGTCTCCTTGGACCTGGGTGACGGTCACACCCTCGCCGTCAGTGGCAAGGTGGATCGCATCGAGCGCTGGACCAGTGACAGCCTCTCCTTCCTACGGGTCGTGGATTACAAGACCTCGAAGGAGACCTACCTCAAGGCCTACGCCGACGACGACGCGCCCTTCGGGTCCCACCTCCAGACTCCCCTCTACATGCTCCTCGCGGAGCAGGTCTATGAGGGCGAAAGGGCCACGGCGGTACTGTTTCCCCTGAAGGAGGATGAGCCAAAGCCCTTCACCAAGCACCTGGGCACCCTTGCCGAGGCCGGACCCGATGGTGCCTGGCGCGAGAAGTTGCTAACGAACCTCTCCCGCTTCGATGCACGCCTGGAGTCAGGGGACTTCCCTCCCACGCCTGGCGAACATTGCAGCCAGTGCCAGTTGGCGGCCCTCTGCGGGCGGCCCGTGGACGTGACCGTCGAGACCGATGGGGAGGGGGACTGA
- a CDS encoding adenylosuccinate synthase produces MSLVRTNLAILGLQWGDEGKGKVVDLLSPKFRQVVRFQGGNNAGHTVVVDGQSIALHQVPSGALHPGCFLVVGNGVVLNLEVFQQELDRLQARGFDLTGRLMLSDKAHIILPHHIALDLWREGGANKIGTTGRGIGPAYEAKAGRMGVRLGDLHHPETLADRIRPGYEEVRLRLGAGADLPSLERVVESLLRTAEPFLPFIGDTQNHLVAAWERGDRILFEGAQATLLDIDHGTYPFVTSSNCSLGGLFTGTGLPPKALDKILGIAKAYTTRVGSGPFPAEMHDATGEHLRQAGREFGTTTGRPRRCGWFDAPITAHACRTNGVDGLAIMKLDVLDGLDEVGLIVGYRTGEGTVTTKLPSCAADWKGLKPEVKYFKGWASTRGITSHGKLPAEAHAYLEALVESVEVPIAYLSTGPDRAEGCIYPGTFLEPLLA; encoded by the coding sequence ATGAGCCTGGTTAGGACCAATCTGGCGATCCTGGGCCTGCAGTGGGGCGATGAGGGCAAAGGCAAGGTCGTCGATCTCCTCAGCCCCAAGTTCCGCCAGGTCGTGCGCTTCCAGGGCGGCAACAACGCCGGCCACACCGTCGTGGTTGATGGCCAGAGCATCGCCCTGCACCAGGTGCCCAGCGGCGCCCTCCACCCCGGCTGCTTCCTGGTGGTGGGTAACGGCGTGGTGCTCAACCTCGAGGTCTTCCAGCAGGAGCTGGACCGCCTCCAGGCCCGAGGCTTCGACCTGACCGGCCGCCTGATGCTCTCCGACAAGGCCCACATCATCCTGCCCCACCACATCGCCCTCGACCTCTGGCGTGAAGGCGGCGCCAACAAGATCGGCACCACCGGCCGGGGCATCGGGCCCGCCTACGAGGCGAAGGCCGGCCGCATGGGCGTGCGCCTGGGCGACCTGCACCACCCCGAGACCTTGGCCGACCGCATCCGGCCCGGCTACGAGGAAGTCCGCCTGCGCCTGGGCGCGGGCGCCGACCTGCCCTCCCTGGAGCGCGTCGTCGAGTCCCTGCTGCGCACCGCCGAACCCTTCCTGCCCTTCATCGGCGACACGCAGAACCACCTGGTCGCGGCCTGGGAACGCGGCGATCGCATCCTCTTCGAGGGCGCCCAGGCGACCCTGCTCGACATCGACCACGGCACCTACCCCTTCGTCACCTCCAGCAACTGCAGCCTGGGCGGCCTCTTCACCGGCACCGGCCTGCCCCCCAAGGCCCTCGACAAGATCCTCGGCATCGCCAAGGCCTACACCACCCGCGTCGGCTCCGGCCCCTTCCCCGCCGAGATGCACGATGCCACCGGCGAGCACCTCCGCCAGGCGGGCCGCGAGTTCGGCACCACCACCGGCCGGCCCCGCCGCTGCGGCTGGTTTGACGCGCCCATCACTGCCCACGCCTGCCGCACCAACGGCGTGGATGGCCTGGCCATCATGAAGCTCGATGTCCTGGACGGCCTGGACGAAGTGGGCCTCATCGTGGGCTACCGCACCGGTGAAGGGACTGTCACCACCAAGCTCCCCAGCTGCGCCGCCGACTGGAAGGGCCTGAAGCCCGAGGTGAAGTATTTCAAGGGCTGGGCCAGCACCCGGGGCATCACCAGCCACGGGAAGCTCCCCGCCGAGGCCCACGCCTACCTCGAAGCTCTGGTCGAGAGCGTCGAAGTGCCCATCGCCTACCTCAGCACCGGCCCCGACCGTGCCGAAGGATGCATCTACCCCGGAACCTTCCTCGAACCGCTGCTGGCTTGA